The Synergistaceae bacterium sequence GACACGGACAAGACGGATATAAAGCCCGAATCCAAGCCTGCTCTTGAGGAAATGGCCAAGATGCTGAAGAGCTCCCCCGGGCTTCGGGTGCTGATAGTGGGGCACACGGATAGCACGGGGGACATAGAGTACAACATGGGCCTCTCCAAGAGAAGGGCGGAGTCGGTGGTCAAATACCTCAAGGAGCACTACGGCTTCGCTGGCTCCAGGCTCATCCCCGCCGGTGTCGGCATGTTGGCGCCCGTCGCGACGAACAGGACCGAGGAGGGGCGGGCTAAAAACCGCAGGGTCGAGCTGGTGGAGCTGCAGTGACAGAGGGCGTGGGTGGACGGATTTTGAGGAAACTATATTACGCCTTGCTGCTGTCCCTTATGATGATGCCTGTTGCTCATGCCGCGTATGCGACAGCTGTCGAAGGGGGTCCTTCCCTGGCAATGGGGCCGGGCGTCGCCGAGAAGCTCGAGGCTCTGGGCGCTGAGTTCACACTTGACTGGGGACTTTACCAGGACACCTGAGCCGAGGAGGCCTCCGCTCTCGTCGAGAGCGGAAAGCCAAGCTCTGCCGACGGCTATCTTCTTCTTCTCGATGACAGCGGACGTATCAGAATCCATGTCTCGAGAAACATGACTTTCATCGACGACACAGTGCTGATAGAGCACACGGTTCACCGGGGGCGCGACATCTTCATCTGCCGGTCGGTCGAGCCTTACGAGTAAGACGGACTTCACAAAGAGGCTGCGAAGTGGTATCATTCCTCATCGTCCGGCGCGAGAGTGGTGGAACGGCAGACACGCTGGACTTAGGATCCAGTGCTTTCGGGCATGGGGGTTCGAGTCCCCCCTCTCGCACCATTTTTATCCCTCGCCGTACCGGGACACAGTGCCCTCTTTGCGCGGGTAGGGCTTTGGAATGAAGTCGACGGCCTTGTAGCCGATCGCGACGGCGTAGCAGGGTTTATATCCCTCCGGGATGCGTAGTGATGCGGTCTCCGCCTCGTCCTCGAAAAGATACCGGGCGAGTCCGATCCAGCATGTGCCAATGTCGAGCGACTCCGCCGCGAGGAGCATGTTCTGGATCGCTGCGGAACAGTCCACGACGGAGGAGAGAGGCCCGTCGGCGCGGTGTACGCCGGAGACTATAATCACGGTGGGAGCGCCGTGGAAGAGGTGGTAGCCCCTCTTCATCGACAGGTCTCTCACCCAGTCGATCGGCGACTTGGTCATCTTGTCCACGGCGAACTCGCTCATCCGGTCAATCTTCTCCCTGTCCTGGATGATGAGGAAGTGCCAGGGTTGAGTGTTGTGTCCGCTGGGCGCCCAGAGAGCGGCCTCGATTATCGCGTTCAGCTCGTCGTCCGCAATCTGCTCTTGCTTGAAGCGCCTCA is a genomic window containing:
- a CDS encoding nitroreductase family protein, with protein sequence MNLVLQTIKNRRSVRRFKQEQIADDELNAIIEAALWAPSGHNTQPWHFLIIQDREKIDRMSEFAVDKMTKSPIDWVRDLSMKRGYHLFHGAPTVIIVSGVHRADGPLSSVVDCSAAIQNMLLAAESLDIGTCWIGLARYLFEDEAETASLRIPEGYKPCYAVAIGYKAVDFIPKPYPRKEGTVSRYGEG